acacacgcacacacaaacacacacacacagacacagagggagagagctgccgaatttaaatccaccaatcagagtggctgtttacgttttcccgccaaaaaaggtgcatctttttacacacgcagcacagagaggcacaggattattgcagtctatttctcatagtgacgactcccctcaaacaaatgaccataatttcctaaccgtaggggctagagcggtcattcttacaccgttttgttcagaagagatgggggaatcttccagtgtttacaatttatcattaacatatgaatttttagagatatatgacatggatgacttattgacttagaagccacgaattccccaatatgcaaatttgaatggctgaggccacatatatgattggctggctgggaagccgtgcaggccctgatttgtggatttgaattcctcagccctgatatgattggctggcttagaagccatgaaggccccaatatgcaaatttgaatgcctcaggacacatatatgattggctgggaagccgtgcaggccctgatttgaaaattctaatgtctcagtcctcacagaggattggctgcctggggacctggcagaaatatatagaaatactatgattaagcataaatactacatttagtagaaatactatgttttagcacaaatactataaaaagcagaaatactatattaagcacaaatcctataaaaagcagaaatactatattaggcacaaatcctataaaaagcagaaatactatattaggcacaaatagtataaaaagcagaaatactataatttagcagaaatactatgttaggcacaaatcctataaaaagaataaatactataatttagcagaaatactatattagtcacaaatcttatgaaaagcagaaatactatgatttagcagaatagtaataacttacaaaattacaaatatggaggcatattgaaacagaaatgcacagagggacacacaaacacaggctctaatccagtcaaccagtctaactatattcaatttaaatcctacaatgacatgctgccaaataagggcagggtcctctctctcccactaaacacaaacacacacacacacacacacacacacacacacacacacacacacagacacagagggagagagctgccgaatttaaatccaccaatcagagtggctgtttacgttttcccgccaaaacaggtgcatctttttacacacgcagcacagagaggcacaggattattgcagcctatttctcatagtgaggactcccctcaaacaaatgaccataatttcctaaccgtaggggctagagcggtcattcttacaccgttttgttcagaagagatgggggaatcttccagtgttaacaatttatcattaaaatatgaattattaaagatattttacttctaatgcaccataactgagtagagcgaagcaaaaactgccttgacttgccctcaaacaacgctttctaactctaaatctatttggagtatcgatatcattctttcaccgtaagagacagcaggctttggtgaacaatcatggaaattttcaggtctctgtggaaatccaacaaaaagttatgacgagagaaaaaagtggttcatttccacagtttcaaagctgaagaaatctgagcgagggacaaatttcctaccctcaaacaaacGTAATTCATGGCCAAatggtaataggtgagaaaacaattcttgaattgtgagcgtcaggagtgtctgaagatataccgggacaagcctcatgtcttaactttgcttcgttaaggagatatgacgattcgaatatgcctctcattacagaaatgcagcggtgattttgaacaagctctccattcactttatatggagaggttttctgacattgtgttggtctgaggagatttgccaaaattctataaatcccacaacaatgatagtgacattttctgaaagccagcaaaaatacctacattttgatgtataatttgtggaagttgagtgaaaattgagcaagtagcaaacagttgttcggacatgaagagaagactgcaaaaccttcagtgacacactggaagccaagagcatagcaacgataacaacgcatgtattttgtgaaaaatcacaattttgcaactcaaaactttaagaggcataaaagtaaaacagtaaaagatttgaaaaagctgaatcatacctgaatagcccaatattttgtgaacattttaaagtttgaatggttgttctaggtgaaagtatgaggaagtagttaagtttcaaaaacaagcaaaattcagcagaattttggaagtttcccattcatttcaatgggacaaattaaaggaaaaaagcttaatattttaaaaagtataatagcaaaaaatagcaaaagtcatagcgatcattagcagaaatagcagaatagtttatgcttaaagcatccacacaataataaagaataaagagaaacaggaactcaatagtgtggatgcttaaagcatccacacaactagtTGACCACTGAACTCAAGAGATGGTATCACTATGCTGAAAGGAAGGCATACAAGAGTGTCCCACTTCAAGATAAAGGCCCTATTTGTGTGGGAAGAAGACCCTGATGAGAGCCACTTGGGGATGGAGGAACAGGATACTAGCAACTCAACTAATGTTCAAACCATCCTCAAAGAGTTAAGAGACTTCTGCCATGAAAACAGTACTGAACTCTGTGAAATTAAAGGTAAAATTGTAAAAATGAGCAAGGGAATGGACCACACTGAAAAAAGAATTACAGAAGCAGAAGAAAGAATATTGATACCCATGCTAGCTGGCTGGAAGCCAGGTTAATGACCAAGAAGGAAGGTCGAGTTGTGAAAGAATTCACAGAATAGAAGAAAACTTGCCCAATGTAGCTGCTTTTGTAGAAAATGCATTGAGGGAGAAGTTGGCTATTTCACATGCTATGGAGCTGGGAATGGAGAGCGCTCACCACTCTGTCGCTCTGAAGCTGCCATGTGCTGCCCCTCAGTGATCCATAGTGGCCAAGTTTGGCAGCTTCAAGGTAAAGGAAGAAGTTTCAAAATTGTCTGGCAGAAAAAAGGGGTTTGTTTTTCAAGACAGGAAGGTTTTCTTGGAACATGATCATGCACCAGAAGTGCTtagagagaagaaagagaagtCTTTCAAGAGCTCGACAGGTggttttgctgttttatttggCAGGGCAAAGGACCCAAGATTAAACTTAAGACCCTGCAAGTGGCTAAAGACAAAGAACGTCTTTTCCTGCCAAATACTAGAGATTAGTTTAGGGCAGTACAGATCACAACCTTGACGAACATGTGTAACTCAGTCTGCACAGCACAGTGGAAGGAGATGGAAATATAAAGTCATATTCCATTACAGAACCTGCTCCACCTTAATGAATCCAACCCCTGGATATAAACATCTCTTAGGACTTAGTTCAGTGTGGTGAGAGAGAAGCAACCCAAGGAACTCTATAGACCGATACACTAGATAATATACGACCCTGAATTCAGCCCAAATAAAACTGATAGTTGATTTAAGAATGATATAGATATAGGTTATAGGATAAAAGACATAGGTTtggttaaataaaacatttacttAGTGGGACCACTTTTAAAATGCTTTGAAGATTTGAAAGAACAAGGATTGACAAATCAAGACTTCTATAGATTTTCACAAAAATCGACATTATATGGGAAATGCgtttaaaaagaaagatgttgaagCAGATGTGTCAGTTGTTTTTAAAGGTTCTCTTAATGGCATATAAATCAATTCAAGGAATTCGATACATTTCTAAAATATACCAAGGATTACACAAATTGAAAGTGTAAAATCATAAGAGCTATAATGGAAAATGTGAAAAGGAGGGAAATTTTAAAATTGAACTGGAAACTTAGGAAGACATATCAGTACCAGTGGACTTCCTCTCTGTCCTTGAGAGAGTAACTTTCTCCACAGAGAATTAACTTGCTGAAGATCCTGTGGTGAAACAAAATGCAAACCACTTACATATTTTCTTGGCTTTCCCACTGATCCTCCGGTACTGGACATACATTAGCAAGAAATtaggaaaaaacatttaacgTAGCAATTCTGTTATCATTTGAAACCTTATACTTTGGTTCCAATCTTCAAATTCTGGAGGGTGATGTAAAGAGGTAGTTGTTGAACGTTCTGCTGGTAAGCCAGTAAGAAAGCACTCACTAAAAAGTGGTTAACTATAGTTTCCCCTTTTAACTAAGATGCTGCTCACCTTTCTCTACTGGTTCATTAGTACTTAAGttttggtggggtttttttgctttcattctCTGTTTTGTTACTCTTGGTAATAATTTTGCACCAAAAGTGCATTTAACTCAATTGTAGTGCCTGTATGTTCTGAATAAAAACTTGAATAACACCCCCTGACTGAGCAGTTTGTGCCTTTTCATGTTTAGGTAGTTAAGGTTGGTGCTAATGGTGAGGTGGAGACTGTGgaacaggaggaggaaggagcaGAAACGCAACCTGAcgaggaggaagatgaagaggTGGGTAACCAGCTTCTGGAAGAGGGGGAAGAGGAGCCTGTTCAGCCTCCAAATGACGACCCAACCTGGGCTAAGGACCCAGACTATCAGCCACCATCTGGAGTTGTTAAGAAGATCAAAAAGGTAAGAAAGGTGGTGGGattgttatttttgtaaatGCAGATTTAAGAGACTTTGCTGTACTGAAACTGAACTTGCTGTTTGTCCAGGGTAAAAAGAGTCGTCTGCGTTATGCTGAGGGAGACAAGGATATGGATGTCAGTGTCTATGACTTTGAGGAAGAACAGCAGGAGGGCCTTCTGTCTGAGGTCAATGCTGAGAAAGTGGTCGGCAACATGAAACCACCTAAACCTACCAAGATAAAGAAGAAGGGTAAGTAAAGGGCTTTTTCCATTAGCACCTACTCGGATTGATTTGACACCACTTGAGGCGGTACAACTCTGCTTCAGTTGTACATTAGTGTGTCATAGCTCCTAAATTGTGGAATGAATTACTTCCCCATGTTATGCCTTAAATCTCAAATTTATTCTGTGGTTTGTATGATTTGTATGTGTGGTGTATCTCTTAATTTATTGTTTAAACCTTTGTTtcatgtgctttataaatacatttaaatgggTTTGGAGAATAGCACTGCACCAACCCAGCATAGCTGCATACTTATAACCACAGAAAGTTGAAATACACAGCATAGGAGGATCAGCTGGCTGTTTAGGCTACTGCAGCCATACACACCACTATGTTAGTGTGTGAATGAGATAAGATAAAATGACAACAGAAACCATTAATGAAAACTCGAGTGGCAATGTTACCAAACATAACAAGCCAGCAGATACAGCCtaaggcttaaaaaaaaaacccattaatATCTAGGTTCCTGTACCTTACAGTAATATACAGGAACAtgtgacagaaaacaattattaaatcaaaactagctttacttagCAAACCTACCCTACagccatgtgttttttttttatttgtttgtttgttttgtgctgcagtgatttatataagttctttaaaaatgATTCCCAAAATCTATATATGTACATGGGTTCATAATCCTGGTACTCTAGGGAATTGATATAGTAAGTTGATTGCAAGGATCCATCTTTGTTATGCCAAACAAACTTAAACCTAGTCCAGATTATGCACATTGACTTAATGAGTCTTGTTTATTTGTCTTCTCTGATATAAATCAGCTCTGAACGATCAAAACAAAAGTGATCACACAACAAGAATATGAATAGAGATGTACAATCAGTCCTAACTTAATGGTTCAGCAGCTGTATTTAACTGTTGAAACTTAATATTGTAAGTTAACACTGTTTTAGTTAAAGACGCGTGTCCCGTAGATGCAGCTAGCCCCAAATGCATTGCATTGTTTTGCTATACAAACACTGTTACTGAATATGAAATCTTTCAatgtctttgttgtttgttaggAGTGAAGAAGACATTTCAGTGTGAGCTGTGTAGCTACACATGCCCTCGACGCTCCAACTTGGACAGGCACATGAAGAGCCACACAGATGAGAGACCTCACAAATGTCATTTGTGTGGAAGAGCTTTTAGGACAGTCACTTTGCTAAGAAACCATCTCAACACTCACACCGGTAAACATGAATCTGTGGTGTCATTAAAATGTACAACGTTGTACTGTGCTGAtagttcaatatttttttttcacacaagtATGCAAGGATtgcttacattttatttatgcaggAACTCGTCCACACAAGTGTACAGACTGTGATATGGCTTTCGTGACTAGTGGAGAGCTGGTTCGCCATCGTCGCTACAAGCACACACACGAGAAACCCTTCAAATGCTCCATGTGTGACTATGCCAGTGTGGAGGCAAGTTTATCTATtgtctgctttgtgtttttggtgtttaagtGTTTACCAAAATGTAACTTTGTGTGTGACTGTTGTGTAGGTGAGCAAATTAAAGCGTCACATTCGTTCCCACACCGGCGAGCGTCCATTCCAGTGCAGTCTTTGCAGTTACGCTAGCAGAGACACTTACAAGCTGAAGAGACACATGAGGACACACTCAGGTAAAGCCGACACCTTAACTGCTCCTCTCCTGTGTGTTTAAAGAACTGAAGGGCAATGAAGTGTTTTCTTTGGTGCACAGCTTTATTGATTGTTTTCATGCGAAAGAATAATAAATTGCTTCCCAGACTAAATTACTCAAGTTAGAAATGGTACGGACTGCTAGTACCCAGTTACTCCAATATTGGCATATGGGCCTCTTTGAGAAatgagaaagaaatgaaaaacatgaaactgtAAAACATTGTATGTGCTCAATCATCATTCTTAGGAGAGAAACCCTATGAGTGCTACATCTGCCATGCCCGATTCACCCAGAGTGGAACCATGAAGATGCACATTCTGCAGAAGCACACTGAAAATGTGGCCAAATTCCACTGTCCACACTGTGACACTGTCATTGCACGCAAAAGTGACTTGGGTAAAATACactgtgtaaacacacaaacacacatggtaCTTTACTTTAACTTGCTGTTTCTGCCACCTAATTTACTCTCCTGTCATCTGTGTGCTATCTTAGGTGTCCATCTTCGTAAGCAACACTCATTCATTGAGACCGGAAAGAAATGTCGTTACTGTGACGCAGTTTTCCATGAGCGCTACGCTCTGATCCAGCACCAGAAGTCACATAAGAATGAGAAGAGGTTCAAATGTGACATGTGTGACTACTGCTGTCGCCAGGTCTGTAATACAACTGATATTGTGTGACAACCAGGTTTTTCATATTTGTAGTAATATTATTGTTTCAGTTTAGTCTCAAGTGTGAATCATCTACTCGTGTTTAAAAGTCTGAGAGTGAGTCtggaagctgaaggctctgcagTTTGATAGTAGCAAACTGTACTGGGACAGTATGGTGTTATGATGGATAACCactaaaactgtttttgagGCGTTACCCCAACAGGTCAGCATGTATGGACACCGAGAATGAGATGATGTAGGATTTCGTTTTCAGGAATTTCATtataggattttttttccccctcaattCATACCATAGGTGCATGTACAAGGAGGCTGAGGGATCTAGCACCAGCAGCCACCAGTATTCTTGACTTCTCCAGTCATGGTGGACAAAGCTAAGAGTCTTAGCACAATGACAATACTAATTTAATACATCAATTAGGATATGAATTACCTTGATCACTGTATCGCTATTAACTTGACCATTATCGATTCCTGACGTCATCAGCACAACACTACACAGTGTAAATGAGACCATATGACCATACATTCAGCAGTCTGTCAACTATCTAACTGATGGCCGTTATTGCATGCATGATATATGAAATAATATTTGCTGctaacagtgaaaactgtgttttcatGTTGCTGTGTCCAGGAGCGCCACATGGTCATGCATCGCCGAACCCACACCGGAGAGAAACCATATGCCTGCAGCCAGTGTGAAAAGACCTTCAGACAGAAGCAGCTCCTGGACATGCACTTCAAACGCTACCATGACCCCAACTTTATCCCTGCCACCTTTGTTTGTCCCAAGTGTAACAAGACCTTCACCCGAAGGGTAAGATTACATGTGTTTTTAGCTGTCACACATGAAGTGAAAGCTAAGGGTCAACTCCTAGGCCAGCTAGTTACCTGCAAGTCACAACACAGACTGTTTACGGGTGTGTTTCTTTTAGAACACCATGGCTCGCCACGCGGAGAACTGCAGCGGTGAGGTGGAGGATGCTGAGAATGGAGCTACAATCccaaagaaaggaagaagaggaagaaagaggaagatgaggagcaggagggatgatgatgatgacagtgGTGAGACGTGGACGCCGTTTTGGGGTTTATACAGGgctgtgtttttctgtaactATGTTCAACTagattgttttgtgtgtgtt
The Maylandia zebra isolate NMK-2024a linkage group LG7, Mzebra_GT3a, whole genome shotgun sequence DNA segment above includes these coding regions:
- the ctcf gene encoding transcriptional repressor CTCF isoform X3, which translates into the protein MDGRPTDGVGVVDVPTKEFPSIQAVHSQDAMVADLLQQAAEAGGVVEGQAGVVVEQGLFYPTGHGEGMAAATQSQQQLMEGVGVEGGTGVEMMVMDSLDPTLLQMKTEVIDAAVGGSSAAVGVVGGVPGGAHQATVTTVDQTQIITLQVVNMEEQAALGLGELQLVQVPVSATTVEALQQGNFVDTTAMPKDGDPVICHTLPLPEGFQVVKVGANGEVETVEQEEEGAETQPDEEEDEEVGNQLLEEGEEEPVQPPNDDPTWAKDPDYQPPSGVVKKIKKGKKSRLRYAEGDKDMDVSVYDFEEEQQEGLLSEVNAEKVVGNMKPPKPTKIKKKGVKKTFQCELCSYTCPRRSNLDRHMKSHTDERPHKCHLCGRAFRTVTLLRNHLNTHTGTRPHKCTDCDMAFVTSGELVRHRRYKHTHEKPFKCSMCDYASVEVSKLKRHIRSHTGERPFQCSLCSYASRDTYKLKRHMRTHSGEKPYECYICHARFTQSGTMKMHILQKHTENVAKFHCPHCDTVIARKSDLGVHLRKQHSFIETGKKCRYCDAVFHERYALIQHQKSHKNEKRFKCDMCDYCCRQERHMVMHRRTHTGEKPYACSQCEKTFRQKQLLDMHFKRYHDPNFIPATFVCPKCNKTFTRRNTMARHAENCSGEVEDAENGATIPKKGRRGRKRKMRSRRDDDDDSDEDHAEQDDDEEEGEGEEESSLLQEEEDPESMELDQAPAAIPVPAPDEPPVKRKRGRPPKNAPKPPTPSKSVRVATKTTASAAAIIQVEDESTGAVENIIVKKEEGDASAATPLEQGVALTVEGVGLDEGVETVELPVNEETAAASANGDLTPEMILSMMDR
- the ctcf gene encoding transcriptional repressor CTCF isoform X2, with the translated sequence MFKSLSFLFQFLPSMDGRPTDGVGVVDVPTKEFPSIQAVHSQDAMVADLLQQAAEAGGVVEGQAGVVVEQGHGEGMAAATQSQQQLMEGVGVEGGTGVEMMVMDSLDPTLLQMKTEVIDAAVGGSSAAVGVVGGVPGGAHQATVTTVDQTQIITLQVVNMEEQAALGLGELQLVQVPVSATTVEALQQGNFVDTTAMPKDGDPVICHTLPLPEGFQVVKVGANGEVETVEQEEEGAETQPDEEEDEEVGNQLLEEGEEEPVQPPNDDPTWAKDPDYQPPSGVVKKIKKGKKSRLRYAEGDKDMDVSVYDFEEEQQEGLLSEVNAEKVVGNMKPPKPTKIKKKGVKKTFQCELCSYTCPRRSNLDRHMKSHTDERPHKCHLCGRAFRTVTLLRNHLNTHTGTRPHKCTDCDMAFVTSGELVRHRRYKHTHEKPFKCSMCDYASVEVSKLKRHIRSHTGERPFQCSLCSYASRDTYKLKRHMRTHSGEKPYECYICHARFTQSGTMKMHILQKHTENVAKFHCPHCDTVIARKSDLGVHLRKQHSFIETGKKCRYCDAVFHERYALIQHQKSHKNEKRFKCDMCDYCCRQERHMVMHRRTHTGEKPYACSQCEKTFRQKQLLDMHFKRYHDPNFIPATFVCPKCNKTFTRRNTMARHAENCSGEVEDAENGATIPKKGRRGRKRKMRSRRDDDDDSDEDHAEQDDDEEEGEGEEESSLLQEEEDPESMELDQAPAAIPVPAPDEPPVKRKRGRPPKNAPKPPTPSKSVRVATKTTASAAAIIQVEDESTGAVENIIVKKEEGDASAATPLEQGVALTVEGVGLDEGVETVELPVNEETAAASANGDLTPEMILSMMDR
- the ctcf gene encoding transcriptional repressor CTCF isoform X1, which produces MFKSLSFLFQFLPSMDGRPTDGVGVVDVPTKEFPSIQAVHSQDAMVADLLQQAAEAGGVVEGQAGVVVEQGLFYPTGHGEGMAAATQSQQQLMEGVGVEGGTGVEMMVMDSLDPTLLQMKTEVIDAAVGGSSAAVGVVGGVPGGAHQATVTTVDQTQIITLQVVNMEEQAALGLGELQLVQVPVSATTVEALQQGNFVDTTAMPKDGDPVICHTLPLPEGFQVVKVGANGEVETVEQEEEGAETQPDEEEDEEVGNQLLEEGEEEPVQPPNDDPTWAKDPDYQPPSGVVKKIKKGKKSRLRYAEGDKDMDVSVYDFEEEQQEGLLSEVNAEKVVGNMKPPKPTKIKKKGVKKTFQCELCSYTCPRRSNLDRHMKSHTDERPHKCHLCGRAFRTVTLLRNHLNTHTGTRPHKCTDCDMAFVTSGELVRHRRYKHTHEKPFKCSMCDYASVEVSKLKRHIRSHTGERPFQCSLCSYASRDTYKLKRHMRTHSGEKPYECYICHARFTQSGTMKMHILQKHTENVAKFHCPHCDTVIARKSDLGVHLRKQHSFIETGKKCRYCDAVFHERYALIQHQKSHKNEKRFKCDMCDYCCRQERHMVMHRRTHTGEKPYACSQCEKTFRQKQLLDMHFKRYHDPNFIPATFVCPKCNKTFTRRNTMARHAENCSGEVEDAENGATIPKKGRRGRKRKMRSRRDDDDDSDEDHAEQDDDEEEGEGEEESSLLQEEEDPESMELDQAPAAIPVPAPDEPPVKRKRGRPPKNAPKPPTPSKSVRVATKTTASAAAIIQVEDESTGAVENIIVKKEEGDASAATPLEQGVALTVEGVGLDEGVETVELPVNEETAAASANGDLTPEMILSMMDR